A single window of Montipora capricornis isolate CH-2021 chromosome 14, ASM3666992v2, whole genome shotgun sequence DNA harbors:
- the LOC138033176 gene encoding RYamide receptor-like, producing the protein MCQMYEGLEETAKLLPIAVASVLTNGLVFLLFYKQKSLRSSSNYLLLGLAICDFLTGAVNIPYYLVLSFRVVPQSIVYEFYYWMVVQHMLVAISTAYHLLFITAEKYLAIVRPLRRYVVTKKTVLKVIATIWVVSGCIATIQYAWREETPHRNTYEIVYGTACLVIVFVVPYVFMVYAYTVMLKKVRGRKRPPSRNKDKMQKVDRNDGKCILIFALMAAIYLCCWFPYFTLTLALRAELISAESSTVCNIAEAFMIIRFLTSVTNPLLYAFFKRDFWLSLRSLCLKRKSRSTELKRSATSRTRYSNVSLGSTAHGKGFPDMELQVNHPLDKENIVWTSSV; encoded by the coding sequence ATGTGCCAGATGTACGAAGGCTTGGAGGAAACAGCGAAGCTTCTGCCCATTGCTGTCGCTAGTGTTTTGACAAACGGACTAGTCTTCCTCTTGTTCTACAAGCAAAAATCCTTACGGAGCTCATCAAATTATCTTCTACTTGGACTAGCGATCTGCGACTTTTTGACAGGAGCAGTGAACATTCCATATTACCTGGTCCTTTCATTCAGGGTTGTACCCCAGAGCATTGTGTACGAATTTTATTATTGGATGGTGGTACAACACATGCTCGTAGCCATCTCGACAGCTTATCATTTGCTTTTTATCACGGCCGAAAAATATTTAGCAATTGTAAGGCCACTGAGACGCTACGTTGTTACCAAGAAAACGGTTTTAAAAGTAATAGCTACAATTTGGGTGGTCAGCGGCTGCATTGCTACGATTCAATATGCTTGGCGGGAAGAAACGCCGCATAGAAATACTTACGAAATCGTATATGGCACAGCTTGCCTCGTTATCGTTTTCGTTGTCCCTTATGTATTCATGGTGTATGCGTACACGgtaatgttaaaaaaagtgaGGGGACGAAAGAGGCCTCCTTCTCGAAATAAGGACAAAATGCAAAAAGTGGACAGAAATGATGGAAAgtgtattttgatatttgccctCATGGCTGCAATATACTTATGTTGCTGGTTTCCATATTTCACACTCACACTTGCCTTAAGGGCAGAATTAATCTCGGCGGAAAGTTCGACTGTTTGTAATATCGCAGAAGCTTTTATGATCATTCGGTTTCTCACTTCAGTGACAAACCCTTTGCTCTATGCGTTTTTCAAAAGAGACTTCTGGCTGAGTTTGCGAAgtctttgtttaaaaagaaaatcaaggtCTACAGAATTGAAGCGTTCGGCGACGTCACGTACCAGGTATAGCAACGTTAGTTTGGGATCAACAGCTCATGGCAAAGGGTTTCCTGATATGGAGCTTCAGGTAAATCATCCATTGGACAAAGAAAACATAGTGTGGACATCCTCTGTATGA